A single window of Pseudarthrobacter psychrotolerans DNA harbors:
- the hisN gene encoding histidinol-phosphatase yields MIQPASSYNDDLRLAHVLADSVDDQTMSRFKALDLHIETKPDLTPVTDADKSAEEAIRGQLSRSRPRDAVLGEEFGSSGHGSRRWIIDPIDGTKNFVRGVPVWATLIALVDEGEPVVGVVSAPALGKRWWAAKGSGAYMGKSLAAATRLRVSNVAKLSDASLSYSSLGGWKERGNLDEFLGLTEDVWRTRAYGDFWSYCMVAEGSVDIACEPELNLYDMAALVPIVVEAGGRFTSLEGQDGPFGGNALATNSILHSEVLKRLNPELDDLL; encoded by the coding sequence ATGATCCAACCCGCTTCGAGCTACAACGATGACCTGCGCCTTGCCCATGTGCTGGCCGATTCCGTGGATGACCAGACCATGAGCCGATTCAAGGCACTGGACCTCCACATCGAGACCAAGCCGGACCTGACGCCGGTCACGGACGCGGACAAGTCCGCAGAGGAAGCCATCCGCGGCCAGCTCTCCCGTTCGCGTCCCCGGGACGCCGTCCTGGGCGAGGAATTCGGCAGCTCCGGCCACGGCTCCCGCCGCTGGATCATTGATCCCATCGACGGCACCAAGAACTTTGTCCGCGGTGTCCCCGTTTGGGCCACACTGATCGCCCTCGTGGACGAAGGCGAACCCGTGGTGGGAGTGGTCAGCGCGCCGGCACTGGGCAAGCGCTGGTGGGCCGCCAAGGGTTCCGGCGCGTACATGGGCAAGTCCCTCGCCGCCGCAACCCGGCTCCGGGTCTCGAACGTCGCCAAACTTTCGGATGCCTCGTTGTCCTACTCCAGCCTGGGCGGCTGGAAGGAACGCGGCAACCTGGATGAGTTCCTGGGCCTGACCGAGGACGTGTGGCGGACGCGCGCCTACGGCGATTTCTGGTCCTACTGCATGGTCGCCGAAGGTTCCGTGGACATCGCCTGCGAGCCGGAACTGAACCTGTACGACATGGCTGCCCTGGTGCCCATCGTGGTGGAAGCCGGCGGCCGCTTCACGTCCCTGGAAGGCCAGGACGGGCCGTTCGGCGGCAACGCCCTGGCCACGAACTCCATCCTTCACTCAGAGGTCCTCAAGCGGCTGAACCCGGAACTGGACGATCTTCTGTAG